In Harmonia axyridis chromosome 6, icHarAxyr1.1, whole genome shotgun sequence, a single window of DNA contains:
- the LOC123681619 gene encoding lysozyme-like, whose amino-acid sequence MDKLYMIGVLALCFAGVFSDDLPVTQQCLGCLCEASSNCDISGNCAGDVCGPFRITWAYWADAGKPTVNNEAPDAPQAYLHCASDTYCSALAVQGYMQKFQQDCNGDNRIDCDDFALIHKHGGYGCKGQTLPAVFGQRYQQCKILVGGQGQQ is encoded by the exons gtgTGTTTTCTGATGACCTTCCAGTGACACAACAGTGTTTAGGATGTCTTTGTGAAGCAAGTTCCAATTGTGATATCAGTGGGAATTGTGCTGGAGATGTCTGTGGTCCTTTTAGAATAACTTGGGCGTATTGGGCGGATGCTGGAAAACCGACAGTCAACAACGAGGCCCCTGATGCACCTCAAGCTTATTTACACTGTGCTTCTGACACCTACTGTTCAGCCTTAGCTGTGCAAGGATATATGCAGAAATTCCAACAG gATTGCAATGGAGACAACCGAATTGACTGTGATGACTTCGCCCTCATCCACAAACACGGAGGTTACGGTTGCAAAGGTCAAACACTTCCTGCTGTCTTCGGCCAACGCTACCAACAATGCAAAATCTTAGTAGGTGGACAAGGACAACAATAA
- the LOC123681623 gene encoding lysozyme-like, whose amino-acid sequence MGYGSSSLVSVVLLFSALAECSLDFQCLKCLCETATGCASVPCDPVKCAKVEINNYECTCGPFGISPSFWITANKPTLSEKDGTEAEKFKKCVETYPCSIWTVQYYMDKYAEDCDNDNVINCDDYVLIYHYGPKGCHNSSLNEDRMGRYKTCMSRKEIIRGKNKNNQITTTTSTVKTTESLFKDEDSALTTKKESSSTGKPIAAKMESMRAMDWMNDSF is encoded by the exons ATGGGGTATGGTAGTTCTTCTTTGGTTTCTGTGGTGTTGTTATTCTCCGCTTTAG ccGAATGTTCTCTGGATTTCCAATGCCTCAAGTGTCTCTGTGAAACAGCAACAGGGTGCGCATCCGTTCCTTGTGATCCCGTCAAATGTGCCAAGGTTGAGATTAATAACTACGAATGCACTTGTGGACCCTTTGGGATATCACCCTCCTTTTGGATAACTGCCAATAAGCCCACTTTGAGCGAGAAGGATGGAACCGAAgcggaaaaattcaaaaaatgcgTAGAAACCTATCCTTGCTCCATTTGGACTGTGCAGTATTATATGGACAAATACGCAGAA GACTGTGATAATGATAACGTGATAAATTGTGACGATTATGTTTTGATCTACCACTATGGACCCAAGGGTTGTCACAATTCTTCACTTAACGAGGATCGTATGGGAAGGTACAAAACTTGTATGAGCAGAAAAGAGATCATAagaggaaaaaataaaaataaccaaataacaacaacaacaagTACTGTAAAAACGACTGAAAGTTTGTTCAAGGATGAAGACTCAGCCCTTACAACGAAAAAG GAATCCTCTTCAACAGGAAAACCAATTGCGGCAAAAATGGAAAGTATGCGAGCAATGGATTGGATGAATGACTCAttctaa